In Marinobacter antarcticus, the sequence CGGTGGCGATCTGGTCAATGCGTTGGCGTGCCCGGTCTGACTGGCCGAGAACATTGTTGGCATTCCGGCTGATCAGTTCCCCGGTAGCGTGGAGCTGGCTGGCGTTTTCGCCCAGGAGGGTGCCGGTCTCACTCAGGAATCTGTGAAGGCTGCGGGCGGCATTCGCCAGTTCGCCGAGCTCATCGTTGCGCTCGAGGGTGACCGGTTCAGACAGATCACCCTTGCCCAGCCGTGAGATCTGTGAGGTCAGCTTCTGGGCGGGGCGCACGACGCTGGTCATTAGAATCAGCACCAGCACGATCGTGCCGACCACGATTGCAGCGATCAGAAGCCCTGCAAATATCAGGCTCCGGGCCTCAACGGTTTCGTTCAGAGCCTTCGCCTGAGCCTCGCTGTGTGACCGGACAGCTGCGGCAGCATCATTAATGAGGCGGGCGGGCTTTCGATCGATACCAGAGACCGCCTGGTCGCCTGCAGCGACATCAAAACCGGAGCTTCGGAAGGTGTCCAGACCTTTCCGGTAGTCCGAGCCCATATCCCGATGCGCGTCCCGGAAATCGGTCAGCAGCGATTTTGCCTTTGGCACCTCAATGCGTGGAATCAGATCGCCCAGACGCTCCTGAATAAAGGTCTCTCGCTCCTCGAAACGCTGCCAGTACTTATCGAGCTGGTCCGGACTGGCACCTCGTATCAGAACGTTTTTCCATTCCTGAACCTGGGTTTTGAATGCCACGAGGATGTCCTGAGCTTCAAGGGCTCCCACCATTTCTTCACTGACCAGCTCGCCGAAATCATTTTTCACTCGCAGTGAAAAGTTCAGATAGGCAATCGTTAGGGCGGCGATGATCAGGTTGGCTGCCAGAACCACTGACAGAGTGCGATTGAGAATGCTCTTGGAGTACCAGTTCATTGGCTTATCCTGAATGAGGGTGGGGCATAACTTTACTTAAGTCTTGGTGCATTTGGACCGGACAAAAGATGTTATCGGCACCACTAAAAAGACCTTGAGGTCTTTTCCTGAATCATCGGGCGCTCTCGATCAAGATCGCACAGGAGTGGCCAGGGAGACTCGGCTTCCGGGGCATCTTCGTAATTATTTGCAGCTACTCTCTTTGGAGGCACGCTATCGTCACGCAAAACGTGACGACATGTCATTTCAGGTATGAGTTCACAAGCCCGTCATGTTAACCGGGCTTGTAAGGGTGAGGGTTAGGCGCTGGTTTTGCGGGATTCTTTGATCACATCGTAGGCGTGGGTAATTTCCTGTGTACGTTCTTCCGCCATTTCGCGCATGCTTTCTGGAAGGCCGCGCCCTGCAAGCTTGTCGGGGTGGTTCTCGCTCATCAGTTTGCGATATACCTTCTTGAGCTCCGCATCGCTTATTGAAGGGGGTACCCCCAGAACCTTGTAAGCATCGTCATTTTGCTGAGCCGTAGACCGTTGGCTGCCAGCCTGGCCGGCGCGCGTTCCGCGCAACATAGCTTCCAGTTGATCAACCTGGCTTTCAGGCAGGCCCAGCCCGCGAGCAATGCGAACCAGCATTTCGTGCTCAGCCGGGTGCACTACGCCATCCGCCGCGACGGCGGAAACCTGAACCTGAAGAAACATCTGCAGGAAAGCTGGCTGACGCCCGCTGATGCGCAGGAAGTGATCCAGCTCTGCATCCAGATCAAAGCCTGGATTCTTGCCACGGCTGAACGCGGCCTTGGCGGTCTCTCTCTGGGCTTCGTTAAGGCGGAAGCGCACAAACATGGCTTCGGCTACTTGTATTTCATCGTCCGAAACGACGCCATCTGCCTTGCAAAGGGCGCCCATAACGGCAAATACAGATTCGATGAAGCCGGATTGAATGTTCTGGAGTTTGCCAAGCAGGCGGCTTTTCGCGCGGTTAAGTAGAAATGCACCAAGAGCTGCCCCCACCAGAAAACCGGGAAACCTGCCAAAGGCGTAACCAATCAAACCACCAATGATCATTGCAAACAGCATTAAAACGTCCTTACTGGATAATGGATCAGACCACAGAATATACGTGTTTTTCAGCGGATCTTCATGAACAGGCTTTCATTCAGGCCATCTGTTTTTCAGTGGGTCTGGGAGTTTGCAGGTTTTTCGTGTTAAAAGTACGCGCTATGACACCCGATCTGTTTGCTGATCAGCCTGTTGAAATAACGACCGAAACGCTGTCGGAGGGTGCGCTTGTGCTTCGGCATTTCGCATCGGCCGTGTGTGAGGATCTGCTGCGTGAGATCGGGCAGATAACGGCAGCTGCCCCCGCGAGGCACATGAAAACACCCGGCGGGCACCGCATGTCTGTCGCCATGAGTTGTTGTGGAAGCTGGGGTTGGGTGACCGATGGTCGAGGATATCGCTATCAGGCTGAAGATCCCTGTTCCGGCGACCTCTGGCCGGCGATGCCTTCCGTTTTCGCCGGTTTGGCAAGGTCGGCTGCACTGGCAGCGGGATATCCGGATTTCACCCCGGACGCCTGCCTCATTAACCGCTACGAACCCGGCGCAAAAATGGGGCTGCATCAGGATAAAAATGAGAGAGATCTGTCGCAGCCGATCGTATCGGTATCTCTGGGGTTGCCTCAGGTGTTCCAGTTCGGCGGACTGACGCGAAGCGAGCGCCCACTGAACATCCCTTTGGGCCACGGCGATGTGGTGGTCTGGGGTGGGCCTTCACGATTACGCTACCACGGGGTGCTCACACTGAAGGCTGGAATGCACCCAGTGACCGGCCCTTTCCGTTTCAACCTGACTTTTCGTTGCGCCCGTTAGCGGTTGCGCGACTATTGAAGCCAGGCCACCAGAAGCCCCGCACCCAGCGACAGCAGCATAGGCCCCGCCACATAGAGCCCTGTTTGTCGGTTACCAATCACCCAGGCCATGCCGGACTTGACGAGGTTATTAGTGGCGGCCGCAATAACGATACCCATAACCGCCGCATCCATCGCCAGGCCATTGTTGGACATGCGGGTAAGCGACAGAGTAATCGCATCAACGTCTGCAATGCCCGATGTAGCAGCCAGCATATAAATGCCGGTATCCCCCAGCCAGTTTTTCAGAAAGTCACCAAGAAGCAGAATGGCAGTCAGCAGTATGCCGAAGACCAGAGCCGATTTCAGATCCAGTGGGTTCTGGTTAAGCGTCGGTTGGCTTACCTGACTTGTTCCGGAGTTCCTGCGCCAAATAAGAATGGCCGGTGCGTAAAGCAGCATCGCCATCACCACTACTGGCCAGATCAGGCTCGACAGCAATTCGCGGTTGATCACGAAACAGTACACCAGTATGCGCGGGAACATGGTGCCACAGGCAATCAGGATGCCGGTGGCAAACTGTGCGTTCAGGGCGGGATGCTGATCGGCCTGGCGGGCAAAATGCAGGGTCAGTGCGGTGGAGGAGCTCAGGCCCGCAAACAGGCTGGTGAAGAGAATACCCTTGCTGGTGCCGGCCATCCGCATAGCGAAATATCCAACGAAGGATATGGACGCGATCATCACCACCATCCACCAGATTTCGCGAGGGTTGAGGACGCCACCTGGGCCCATTGGCTCGTTGGGTAGTAACGGCAGCATCACCACGGAAATAACAAGCAGTTTGAGCGCCGCATCCAGCTCGTGGGCTTTGAGTTTGTGCACCCAGCCGTGAATTTCTTCCTTGTTGTCCAGAATAATGGCGGTAATCACTGCAGCGGTGGTCGCCATCACCGGATCGACGGCTACCGCAATGGCGCCGAAACAGAACGTCAGCACCATGCCAACCATGCCGGTAATGCTGAAGTTGCGGATATGATCAAGCCGTTCGCTGTAGCCCACGATCGCCATGGCGACGACGCTCAGTAACAGAACCGGAAACGCCCAAGCGGTGATTTCCTGTGCCAGAACGGCAGAAATGCCTCCCAGAAGACCAATAAGGGAAAACGTGCGAATGCCGGCTATGCGCTCTCCGGATTTTTGTTCGCGGGCGTCCCAGCCTCTTTCAAGGCCAATGATGGCGCCAAGCAGGAGAGCGACAGCAAGATTCAGCGTAGTCTGGTGAGCGGCCAGAAACTGGGATGCAACATCGTCCATAAACGGGCGAAACTCCTTTTGATCTTCAGCGAGGCTTGAATAATAGCAGCCAGCAAGGCGGCGAGGACAGGCGCCCTTACGCCGGCACCGGTATTTTGATAGAATACGCGCCCTTTATTTTGCCGTCTCTCCAGTCTCGGCAATCCGATTTTCATTAAACAGCGCCGCCACCCGGGTACCCGAAACTATGGTAAATACTCTGAAAGCCAACTGGTTTTCCAACACCAAGGGCGACCTGCTCGCCGGAATTGTGGTTGCTCTCGCATTAATTCCGGAAGCGATTGCTTTCTCTATCATCGCCGGAGTGGACCCCAAGGTAGGGCTCTACGCCTCATTCTGTATCGCCGTGATCATTGCGTTTGTAGGCGGTCGCCCGGGCATGATCTCTGCGGCAACTGGCGCTATGGCGTTGCTGATGGTGACGCTGGTAAAGGAGCACGGCCTGGAATACCTGTTGGCCGCCACGCTGTTAACCGGGGTGATTCAGGTTGTGGCTGGCTGGCTGAAGCTGGGTAGCCTGATGCGCTTTGTATCTCGCTCGGTGGTTACAGGCTTCGTGAATGCTCTGGCAATCCTGATCTTTATGGCCCAGTTGCCTGAGCTTACCAACGTAACCTGGCACGTTTACGCAATGACTGCAGCCGGGTTGGGTATAATTTACCTGTTCCCTTATGTACCGGTGCTGGGCAAGGTGCTGCCATCGCCGCTGATTTGCATCGTGGCACTGACTATTGTGGCGGTGCTGTTCAATATAGACGTGCGTACCGTGGGCGATATGGGTGCATTGCCCGACACTCTGCCGATCTTTCTCTGGCCGGATGTGCCGCTAAACCTCGAAACCCTGATGATTATTCTGCCGTATGCCATTCCGCTGGCCATGGTCGGCTTGCTGGAATCCATGATGACCGCCACCATCGTGGATGATCTGACCGATACCGAAAGTGACCGTAATCGCGAGTGCCGAGGACAGGGGATTGCCAACATCGGGTCTGGACTGCTTGGGGGTATGGCCGGTTGCGCAATGATTGGTCAGTCGATTATCAATATCAAGTCAGGTGGCCGCACCCGGCTTTCCACGCTAACGGCCGGTGTGTTCCTGCTGGTTATGATACTTGTCCTGGACGATATTCTGGTGCGCATTCCCATGGCCGCTCTGGTGGCTGTGATGATTATGGTGTCCATTGGCACCTTCTCCTGGGAATCCATTCGCAACCTGAAAACCCATCCGCTTTCTACCAACATTGTGATGTTGGTCACTGTGTGCGTTGTTGTTGTGACTCATAACCTGGCGCTGGGCGTGTTTGCCGGTGTACTTCTTGCAGCGCTGTTCTTTGCCAACAAGATCGGGCACTTTATGGAAGTACAGACAACGCTGGACGAGTCATCGGGCACGCGCACTTACACCGTGATGGGGCAGGTATTTTTCAGTTCATCGGAAAAATTCGTTGCAGCGTTTGATTTCCGTGAAGTGGTCGATAAAGTGGTTATCGACGTCAGCCGCGCCCACTTCTGGGACATTACTGCCGTGGGTGCGCTGGATAAGGTGGTGATCAAGTTCCGCCGTGAGGGTGCGGAGGTGGAAGTGATCGGCATGAACCAGGCCAGCGCCACCATCGTTGACCGTTTTGGAGTACACGACAAGCCGGAAGGCGTCGACCAGTTGATAGGCCATTAATATGCAAGACACGACAGAGAACCCCCAAGCCACTCCTCAGTCCAATCGGCAGGATACGCTGCACGTTGTGGCCTGCATTGACGGCTCCAGCGCTGCACCGGCGGTATGTGATTACGCCGCCTGGGCCAGTAAGCATATGGATTCACCGTTGACTCTGCTGCACGTGCTCGACGAAGAGCGTTATCCGTCAGAGCCGGATCTGGCCGGGAACATTGGCCTGGGTAGTCGCGAGCATCTGTTGGATGAACTGGCTCAACTGGATCGCAAGCGGGCCAAACTGGCGCTGGAACACGGTAATCATATGCTGGACGAGGCGGCGCAAAGGTTGCAGACAGTCGGTATCAGCGAGATCAAAAAACGTCAGCGTCACGGCGATCTGACCGAATCGCTGCTGGGCATGCAGGAACAGGTCCGTCTGCTGGTAATGGGGCTGCACGGCGAAAGCAGTTCAGACCGTGATCAACACATTGGCAGCCAGCTGGAAACCGTCATCCGCAGTATGAGCCGCCCGATTCTTCTGGTGCCGAATGAGTTTTCAGCGCCCAAAAGCTCCATGCTGGCTTTCGATGGCAGCGCAACAGCGTTTCGTGGAGTTGAGCACCTGGCTGCCAGCCCGGTACTCAAAGGCATGCCGCTGCATCTGGTGATGGTGGGCAATGAAACGCCTGAAGCCATGGCCCAGCTGCGCAAAGCCGAGGCTATGCTGGCTCCTTTGGAGTCCGACATTACACTGGCCATCCGTAGCGGTGTTGTAGAGTCGGTGCTGCATGGTTATCAGGATGAGTTCAATATCGATATTCTGGTGATGGGCGCTTACGGCCACTCGAAAATACGCCGCTTTTTGTTGGGCAGCACGACCACCAGTATGCTGACGTCGGCTAAAAAGCCGCTGGTGATTCTGCGCTAGGTTTTGGCCAGACAGTTGAGACCTTGGAAAAGCCAGACACAAAAAAGGCGAAGCCGTTATGCGGCTTCGCCTTTTTTGTGTCTGCGACAGGCGCTTACAGCCCCAGTTTTTCTGCCACGTAGTCGGCGTCTTTATCCCCACGGCCTGAAAGGTTGATCAGAATGGACTGCTCCTGCGATAGCTTTGGAGCCTCGCGTATGGCCCAAGCCACCGCGTGAGCGCTTTCCAGCGCAGGAATGATGCCTTCCACCCGCGACAGCATCATAAACGCATCCAGACACTCGTTGTCATTGGCGCTGGCGTACTCCACACGGCCCAGGTCTTTCAGATGGCTGTGCTGTGGGCCACTGCCAGGGTAGTCCAGCCCGGAAGCAATGGAGTGCACAGGCATTGGGTTACCTTCGCTATCTTCGAGCACATAGCAGGCCATGCCGTGTATCTGACCGGGCTTGCCCAGTGTCATGGTTGCTGCGTGGCGATCTGTATCCAGGCCTTCACCGGCCGGCTCTACACCTACCAGCTTGACGCTTTCATCATTCAGGAACGCCGTGAAAATGCCCATGGCATTGGAACCGCCACCCACGCAGGCAGCTACGTAATCCGGAAGCTTCTTGTAACGCTCCATAAACTGCGCGCGGGCTTCGCGACCAACAACCGACTGAAAGTCGCGAACCATCCCCGGGAAGGGATGCGGGCCAACAACGGAGCCAATGGCGTAGATGAAATTCTGCGGATCTTTCAGGTACTCATCAAAGGCGCTGTCGACGGCGTCTTTGAGGGTGGCGGTACCGCGAGTAACCGGAACCAGCGTGGCGCCCAGGATTTTCATCTTGGTCACGTTCGGGTGTTCTTTGGCGATATCCACCGTACCCATATGGATCTCGCAGGGAATGCCCACCAGAGCGCAAGCCGTTGCCAAGGCGACACCGTGCTGGCCCGCGCCAGTCTCCGCAATGACTTTGGTCTTGCCCATGAACTTCGCCAGCAAGGCTTCACCCAGGCAGTGATTGATCTTGTGAGCACCGGTGTGGTTAAGGTCCTCCCGTTTCAGATAGATGCGCGCTCCTCCGAGCTTTTCGGACAGACGGCGCGCGTAGAAAATCGGGCTGGGGCGACCCACATAGTCTGCTAGCAAGTAATTCAGTTCATCCTGAAAATCCTTACGCTGGCGGATTTCCTGATAGGCGGCGCTGATTTCATCCATTACCTGCTTCATTTCCGGCGGCACAAACTGCCCTCCGAATTTACCAAAAAAACCCTGTGCATCGGGCAGGTTGTCATAGGGGGAAGGTGTGCTCATAAAATAGTGTCTCGCTCGAAATTATGGAGTAATGATAGCGCTCCGTTCGGGGTCGCTCAATGCTGATAGAACCTGGGGGAATGAGTTGTGCCTTTCAAATCAGGCTGACTGCCCCGCAGCCACCCCTGAAGCCCAGGCCCAATTAAAGTTATGCCCGCCCAGGTGGCCTGTTACGTCCACAACCTCGCCAATAAAGTACAGGTTCGGATGATCGAGTGCTGCCATGGTTTTTGATGAAAGCTGGCGGGTGTCTACACCGCCCAGAGTTACTTCAGCTGTGCGATACCCTTCTGTTCCCGCTGGCTTGACTGTCCACTGCCCCAGTGTGTCCGCAATCTGCTCAAGATCGATATTCTTGTAGGCCTGAAGAGGGCCTTGCCAGCCGTATAGCTCGTTGAAGGCCTGCGCAAAACGCTTGGGCAGGTGCTGGGCCAGGTACTGGGCAACGGTTGATTGCGGCTTTTGTTTGCGCAGGGAAGCAAGATCTTCACGGATATTGCGCTCTGGTAGCAGGTTGATCCTCAGCGGATCGCCGGGATGCCAGAAGCTGGAGATCTGTAGCATCGACGGTCCGCTCAGGCCCCGGTGTGTGACCAGCATGGGTTCACGGAAATGTTGATTATTACAGGCTGCATCCACCGGGCAACTCACGCCTGAGAGAGGTGCCAGTTGCTGTTTCAACTCCGGGTGCAGCGTGAAGGGCACAAGCCCTGCCCGGGTAGGCAGAACCGTAAGCCCGAACTGCCGGGCAATCTCGTACCCGAATCCTGTGGCACCCATGGTCGGGATGGATAGCCCTCCGCAGGCGATAACCAGGGATTCACAGAGCAAAGTGCCTGAGCCGGTTTTTACACGGTAGTGTTCGGCCTCCTGGGCAATGCCTTTCACGCTGGTTTTCATGCGGATTTCGGCACCGGCCCATTCGCATTCGGTCAGCAGCATGGTGACTATGTCTTTTGCGCTGTCCTTGCAGAACAACTGGCCGGCTGCTTTCTCTTCGTGTTCTATGCCGTGACGCTCCACAAGATCCAGAAAATGCTGCGGGGTATAGCGTTTTAGCGCTGAGATGCAGAAACGTGGGTTGTCTGATAGAAAGTTGGCAGGCGTGCTGTTGAGATTGATGAAATTACAGCGCCCGCCACCGGACATGAGAATTTTTTTACCGGGTTTGTTGGCGTGATCGAGTACCAGCACCTTGCGACCACGATAGCCTGCTGTGGCTGCGCACATCAGGCCTGCGGCGCCGGCACCGATAATGATCACATCGTACTGGTTGCTGGAGCTTGCCGTCATTGCTGCCTGCCGGTTGGTTTATGTGGTGCGCAGTATACCAGCCTCAGGACAAGGTTACGGTTCAATCCATGTGAACAGTTCCTTCCATATAGAACGCGGCTTGCCCCGCGATAGCGACACGATCGCCCTTCAATTCACAGCGTAAAAAACCGCCACGAGCTGAGAGTTGCCTTGCCTCGAGAATGGTTTTGCCGAGCTTTTCTGCCCAGTAGGGCACCAGCACACTGTGAATCGAGCCGGTTACCGGGTCTTCATCAAGCCCCGCGCCGGGGGCGAAGTAACGGCTAACAAAGTCGGCAGTCTCGCCAGGTGCGGTGATGATCAAACCCAGATTGTCGAGTTCTTTTAGCATACGCATATCCGGTTGCGCTGCTTTCACGGCGGTCTCATTTTCCAGAACGACCATGTAGTTGGAGTCGCCGGGAACGTAGAAGGCAGTCGCGGGTGCGCCTTCAAGGGCGCCACTTATATTCGCCGGTGTTTCTCGCTCCTCGACAGGAAGGTTGGGAAAATCCAGAACCAGCCAGTCGTCCGGAGCTTTGTGGATACCCAGTGGACCGCTTTTGGAGTGAAAACGAATGTGCTCCGCAGGCCAATTCAACTTATTGAAAATAACCCAGGCGCTGGCCAGAGTGGCATGCCCGCAAAGAGGCACCTCGATACGGGGAGTGAACCAACGTATGTGAAAGTCCGAGTCATCGGCGCCGGGTTCGTGCACAAAAAACGCCGTCTCCGACAGGTTGTTCTCGGCGGCCAGTGCCTGAAGTGTCTCATCCGGAAGCCATGCTTTCAGTGGCATGACAGCGGCCGGATTACCCTTGAAAAGCTCGCTGGTAAAAGCGTCTATCTGATAGATGGGATAACTCATGTTCTGTTCTCCGGGAGCAAACGCTTAGCGTAGTGGTGGGCTTTGTAGCTGGCAAACTGTGCCAGCTCACGCTCACTGTATAAGTGCAGCTCGGGTAGCAGGTTATGGTGTGTAACTACCCAGTGCTTGTCTTCGATTTCAGACAAGTTCGAGTCCTGCTTGCGGCTGAACGGCGGCAACCCCTGGAGCGAGCGTATCTACCAGGCAATCGCCAGGCTTGGCGCGCTTGTCCATGAGGAGCAAGTCAACAAGATTGGTGTATAGTCTTTGCTTAATAGTACGTTAGTGTAATTTCTCGAAACGGCCCAATTTAATACTATCCCGACTAGACGAAAGTACAGTAACTCCAGCGATTTTTCCGAATAGGCCACAAGAATAACAGGCCTGCACAGAGGACCACCCAATGACCTCAATCTTCGATCAGGGCCTTGCCCCCGTTGATGCTAACTACGCCGTTCAATCCCCGATTGATTTTATTGAGCGTACCGCCAGTGTTTACCCCGAGTATCCCTCCATCATTCACGGGGCCATCCGATACAACTGGTCTCAGACTTATGATCGCTCACGGCGCTTGGCTTCGGCCTTGAAAGGTCGTGGCATTGGCCAAGGCGATACGGTAGCCGCCATGTTGCCCAATATTCCGGCCATGGTGGAGTGTCATTTCGGTGTGCCCATGATTGGCGCAGTCTTGAATGCATTGAATATACGCCTGGATGCAGAAGCCATTGCCTTCATGCTTGAGCACGGTGAGTCCAAGGCTGTGATCGCAGATCGTGAATTCGGTGCGGTGATTCGCGATGCTGTCAGCCGTATGGAAAACAAGCCGCTGATCATCGATGTGGACGACCCGGAATACGGCGAGGGTGTTCAGGTCAGCGACCTGGACTACGAAGCATTTCTGAAAGAAGGTGATCCGCAGTTTCAGTGGAGCTTCCCGGAAAGTGAGTGGGATGCCATATCGCTGAACTACACTTCCGGAACCACCGGCAACCCCAAAGGCGTGGTGTATCACCATCGCGGCGCTTATATCAACGCGCTGGGTAACCAGGCAGTGTGGTCGATGGGCATGCACCCTGTGTATCTGTGGACGTTGCCGATGTTCCACTGCAATGGCTGGTGCTTCCCCTGGACGATTACCGCCATGGCGGGCACCCACGTGTGTCTGCGCCGGGTAGACCCGGTAAAGATCCTTCAGCTGATCAAAGAACACCAGGTTACCCACATGTGTGGTGCGCCCATTGTGCTGAACGCACTGCTGAATGTGCCGCCTGAGGCCAAAGCAGGTATTGACCACGAAGTCCGCTCCATGACCGCGGGTGCGGCGCCTCCGGCTCAGGTGATTGGTGCCGTCGAGGAAATGGGCATTAAGGTGACTCACGTATACGGCCTGACGGAGGTCTATGGCCCGGTAACGGTTTGCGCGTGGAAGTCCGAATGGGACGAGTTGCCGCTGCATGACCGTGCGAAGATTAAAGCCCGCCAGGGCGTGCGTTACCATACGCTTGCCGGCACCATGGTGGGTGACATCAACACAATGGAAGCGGTTCCCAAAGATGGTAAAACCATCGGCGAGATCTTCCTGCGTGGTAATACAGTTATGAAAGGCTACCTGAAGAATCCGAAAGCCACTGAGGAGGCGTTCCGCGGCGGCTGGTTCCACACTGGTGATTTGGCTGTGTGGCACGAGGATGGCTACATGGAAATCAAAGATCGCCTGAAGGACATCATTATTTCCGGTGGCGAGAACATTTCCACCATTGAGGTTGAGGATGTGCTCTACCGGCATCCAGCCGTTCTGGAGGCTGCGGTGGTGGCGCGACCGGATGAAAAGTGGGGCGAAACGCCCTGTGCCTTTGTAACGCTGAAGCCAGAAGCGGGGGATGTGAGCGAAGAAGATATTATCAATTTCTGTCGCGGACACCTGGCGCGTTTCAAGGTGCCCAAGACCGTTGTTTTCTCTGAATTGCCCAAGACATCGACAGG encodes:
- a CDS encoding acyl-CoA synthetase codes for the protein MTSIFDQGLAPVDANYAVQSPIDFIERTASVYPEYPSIIHGAIRYNWSQTYDRSRRLASALKGRGIGQGDTVAAMLPNIPAMVECHFGVPMIGAVLNALNIRLDAEAIAFMLEHGESKAVIADREFGAVIRDAVSRMENKPLIIDVDDPEYGEGVQVSDLDYEAFLKEGDPQFQWSFPESEWDAISLNYTSGTTGNPKGVVYHHRGAYINALGNQAVWSMGMHPVYLWTLPMFHCNGWCFPWTITAMAGTHVCLRRVDPVKILQLIKEHQVTHMCGAPIVLNALLNVPPEAKAGIDHEVRSMTAGAAPPAQVIGAVEEMGIKVTHVYGLTEVYGPVTVCAWKSEWDELPLHDRAKIKARQGVRYHTLAGTMVGDINTMEAVPKDGKTIGEIFLRGNTVMKGYLKNPKATEEAFRGGWFHTGDLAVWHEDGYMEIKDRLKDIIISGGENISTIEVEDVLYRHPAVLEAAVVARPDEKWGETPCAFVTLKPEAGDVSEEDIINFCRGHLARFKVPKTVVFSELPKTSTGKIQKFVLRDQAKALE